aacggcaattgctcatggggcgtggaggggcgaagccctagaaggcaaaggctcaggggggtgccgagggcgaagccctagaaggcaaaaaaaaaaaaaagatattttttttttgatttttttaaattttttttttgattttttttttatttttttttgattttttttttgatttttttttaatttttttttttatttttttttttaattttttaattttttttttttttttaattaaattagcttagtcatgtttaagcggtttatattataaacactgagcgaagccgggtaatacagctagttacatatatttattagcaTACTAGTGGTtccacccggcttcgctcggtatttgtaatataaaccacttaaacattcatttgttttttattagatttatttaaattgaaaaaaattatatataacgaCAGCCTATCAGAAgtgaattacacacacacaacgGTCTTTGttgtatgtactcgtatatatatgtaatactagttgttttacccggcttcgctcattatttgaaatgtacacagcttaaacatggcgaatctaatagtaaatattcatttgtgtttttattaaattgatttgaatcggaaaaaaaatcgaatcgtcgtcatatgcccaaccaacaatagttacatacttacaaacatacaaagtctctttcgaaattatatattagatatattagataagattaatttatttatcaagtactagtggttttacacgGTTTTGCTCCgtagttgtaatataaacagcttaaacatggcaaaacaatctaatagtaaacattcatttgtttttttattaaatttatttgaatcggaaaaaaataattttcaacgatatcgatatcgtcttcatagaaactttgatttgttttcgatgcacCCAGCAAACcttatattagattttattaaACCGCATTGAATTTCCTGGCATTGTTtgtctaatagtaaacattaatttgtttaatttcatttcattcattagtctaatggtaaacattcattaattttattaaatttatttgaatcgatataaatgaattttcaaccacaattaattataaatgaattacacacacaatggtcttttttatatatgtggGTATATAAgattcatatatgtaagtaagtatatatttaataaaatctgaTAGAATTATCCAGCATTGCTTGGGTGtgtgaaaattggaaaaaattaaaCTTCAGAAAAGTTGGAAtaccaatgtagtatacagatTTGgtactaaattgaaaactgttgaTTTGCATAGCATATAAACAAACACTTATTCGTCTATACGCAGTAGCATACGTGTACTGTTTCGTACATTATCGATTTCTTTAAGAATATGCAAGTTATCGCTAAAATATGCCAGAtataagcatatgtacatacgagtacatatgaCAATGGCATAACTATGAGGTATCGATCCCGCAAATACAGAAGACGAAATAAACAATATCTTCGATGGGTTTGTTATAAGAAAAGTAAgctggattttatttattaaataaatttaatattcataatcaCTCAATAAATTTTATCTGAGCGACAAGATGACCCAGCTGATGCTAATAACCCGGCcacgttttataaaatttaaattaaggcAAATTTTTATGTCAAAAACTAATAATTATTTAACCCGGCACTaatagaaaacaaataaaatattgtctgacgtacatatgtatgtgtaatgaaaaaaataaaacctaaGCGGGTTTTTAGGGATTTATCCTGGATTCCGGAAGCGCTATACCGGATTTTTGGCGGCTCTGGTGCTAATAATCAGTTTATTGGTTTTCTCTAACCTAATTATCAATATAAATCATAAGGAAATTAGATCCACCAAATATTTCTGGCTGAACACTGGTATggctattttttctttttcactgcCAGATGGCAGAAAACcaccaaagaaatatttttccCATGGCATTACTATGTTGCTGACGAtgagtaagtacatacatacaatgtatatatacagtaccggccttacaccctatggcgcctattttttctaagcgccctagaaatttaaaacaaatgggTTTCCATCCTCTTTTTTCGGGCTTGGGACCGGCAGCAAAGTGGTTACCAAGATTTCCCAACCCCAGgtggagttaaaaataaataaataaaatgataattcaGAAGTGAACTTTCCGAGCCTTTTTTTCAGCAAAATCTATAATTAAAGCtgaaaatcaagattttcagcgatatcattttcagtagatagagtttcaaaactgGAAAGTCTATTTTGTGACATAGTAGACCGGAGATAAGTTTTAAGTTTCGAAAAACTACGTTCACCACTTGATACATTTTCAGGAAGTATCGTATAGCAACCCAAAAGTTCGgataaaattattgtaaatcatgctgttttataaaatttactacaatgagtggattaattttaccttgaactttatttgaaagaaagattttttataaaattaataggttCATCGCTAATTTCGTtactaataatatcagatttttaattcgcagtgagcttaatttgaagatcggctctTTCCGGTAGATTgtttataaaatacacaaaacccccACGTCTGAATATTTATTCAACTGTTCGAATTTTTCTTTCATTGACACTAATGTTCTAtctaagaattaaaaattaatttaaatgaaaaataacatCGTTCTAAACAATTAATGAAACAAGAAAGCTGAAATCTTTTAATTGTTCCGCTAATGTGATTGCTTCATGAGCTACACCTGGATCCTTTCTTTCAGTTTcagataaagtaattaaaacaTCGTGAACGTCAACAATTTGATAACGAACTGCTTTGACATTTGCTATTTTCGCTTTGCATCGTGTGTCAgataataatgaattatttaaggaatataattgcacGAGAATCCGTTAGAACCTTCCagcgatatattgaagctgaaCATAGTGTAAACATGTTTACagtttaaaaagtaattttgtagaatatgttatatctacatatgtatgtacatatacattatagaTTCTATACTAtcctgaaaattaaaaatactatccaatagtaataaataagaagtgATGGAACAACGTATCGTTCTCGGTGAACTCAGGATTGACACTAAGCGATCTAGACATCGAACATAAAGATTGAAATTGATAAGATATGTCGAATTGAATACAAAGTTTTGATTCGGATTGtcgaaattgaatttgaaacatCGCAAATTGAGACATTTTCCAAGTACTATCAAAGTTTTTGTGAGAAATCCTAATATACTGacttacaatgtatgtattatatgtatgtacatacatagaattcaAAATAcacgattaattttattttataatctttgAAATTAACTAAAATCGCgttgtaattttataattatatttgcaCATGATTAGATCGccctatattttttaaatctatatatatgtatatatatatatatatatatatatatatatatatatatatatatatatatatatatatatatatatatataaattaatgtctgtgtgtatgtgtgtgtgtctcgaataggctgctaaaccactgaaccgattacgatgaaactttcaggatttgttgtgtgcatgtccgggaagattactgtgaaaaaaaacgggaaaaatgggaatgagtgtcattgcaacgcaataatttcaaatgtgttcgctacctgcgtttttccgacaaatgggaacgggaacgagaacgggaacgggaacgggaacgggaacgggaacgggaattgcatgcgttattatagcattgcaacacatgccggggttcagctagtatacatgtattttcaaaagagattttgtatgtacatatgtaaatttcggTTCGAATCTAAATtctaaatccgtgacgttaaatttcataaaaaacaaatggatattcaaataaatttaaataaaataaaactattcaaataaattgtttactattagattagccatgtttaagcggtttatattacaaataccgagcgaagccgggtaaaaccaccagtttttaataaaactttggTAAAACCAGCCCTTTTCGTAAACCAAACACTTTGTTTCAAACATTCCTCTTTTGCATCTCGCAATTATATTTTCCACTGCGTCCGATTGTCATAATATTTATGAGTCACAAAGTGGCACAATTTTTGGTAAATTATTGAGCGTTACGATtcgttaattttttcatttcgagtaCCGATTATCGTTATGACTTTTGATACGTTGTAGCAATAAATGTTTCTTGGTTGAAATTTGTCGGATTAACGATGCGTCATTAGCGTTTAGTTTAGGGGTTTATTTGTGGTGTGATCGAGGTCGTCGTTTGGCGGGGGTGTTGAATTTAAATAAGTGGGGTGGTGTGGGAGGAGTTGTTGTTTGTCAAAAGGGTCGTCGGTTGTTCAATAGTGTCAACTTAAATCGGTGTTTGTTATGAACGCGTTCTGAAACGTCGATTCCTTTATATCTTGAGTATTTTCCTCAAAATTTATTTACGTAAGACTTGTTTAGGTCACTAAGAATAATTAAGAAGGTAGTCAAATAAACTTAATTCGGGACGACACCACAATGATAGCTGACACCTTGTTTTCTTCGCTATGACGTTCATCTTccgtttaaaattttaaccatATTTTCTCCAAACGATACTTTCTTATTTCACTCgacattatattacattacattatattactcgcaaaagAGTAGAAATCCGAAATTGAAAGCCTTGGCTATCAGGACCCCTAATTTAGACCTACCGAATacgaatattatattgaaatttgtcTATTAGGAAAATTCaaacattatattcaatttcTTATCTATATTTATCGTCATTCCTTAGCATTTCTGTTAAGACaatttgtatgtttatatttacaacTGCAAAGGCCGATTCCTTCTACCAAAGGggcttacatattacatacatatgtaagtagacaGGACAGTTACGCCACGTAAATAGGTTGTGcacgtatatattatgtataattaatgtgaccatttatttttgtcctcaaaacgggTCATCTACCAATTTTTgcaacaaaaattcgtttattttatcgaggtaagccagttatcaatagaatttttattattaatccacaaaagaatttttcaatcgaatcaatagaatttttctaagagcaattttatttaattctcatataaagacaatttaatatattatccctatcaattcaattcagattcgtgtaaatacgagtaaatactagtacgagattttagctcacaattttaccgatttaaaattcagaacACTTCCAAtaaacccttttaaacaaaaacaaaaaatagtgtggccagagcactatcccaataaacatgttccaatagaaaaaactcaatataaaatagtattaacagtgggaaaaaatcccaagtaaaaatacgtacttttgagttttgatttgaactggacgactacttagagagatttgaaagctgaaaagtactacaaatgaaaggtaaacaacccgactatagattccaatgctcattttgaatagaaaattgatagattttgagacatcgaccgaacaacaccaacaTAGAAAAATcgggcgatttaaaaaacacacatatctctgaatctcgagctaataaacattttttattaccagattcattgtttactgggcatagatctacaagaaaagtcatatctcgtagctgaaccaaaaaaaagtcgtctaaaaaagtataataattcaataaatatactttCTTTTTGAAAACGGAACATTTCGACGTCCTGAAGCTGTGCTTGGGGACAACGGGACAGGCTCTCTAAAAACGGGACGGTCCCGTTCAAAACaggacgtatggtcactttatgtataatagatgtaatataactttttatattaaaaataatccgTTGAAATGGTGATCATTTGGAAATATAGCCAAGttcaaatattatacttataacAGTTTAAATATAGGTCGAAagatacaaaattatttttattccatttcaaataaaacagTAGTGAAAATTTGGACGTTAGTGAATTTCTGTACCTTTTTCTTACCTGTTATATTTGCTTCGATACCTACCGTGGATAATAATTTAATCTCCCAAAACGATGCCTGCAGCTATGTATTTTACCAAAATTGTGTTCTTGGAAAGTCACAAATACCTTGTGGCGAATTCGAATGGCTCGGATAATCCCAAAaggtataattttatatacatacgtatatgtataacataataGCTCATAGGGCAGAGCAAATATAAAACTTGCCCATTTCTCTGACTATGTTTATGTCCGTTGTAGTTTTATAAAAACCACTAGCGGATCCAGAAAATGGTCAAGAGGGGGggcattcaaattgaaaatataatacataaaaatattttgttaaaagcCCTGGGCTATAAATCTGAAGGACTAATTTTTTGTatagatacatttttgaaagttATATTGAGgatttggaaaaaataaaacacatatacatatctaatatatatgtaatttcgaaagagactttgtaaggttgtaAGGTTTAGTCGGGAGcttttaaatcaaatcaaagtttctatgacgatggttgaatattattttttttattcaaataaatttaataaaatacaaataaatgtttactattagattaaccatgtttaagcggtttaaaatacaaattatattacatttatataccgagtgaagccggataaaaccactagtatatgtataaagttaaattcatttaataggggggggggggggcatgtcACCCATGGCACCTCCTTTGTATCCGCCAATGATAAAAGCGATAAAATGGTTCTTCTCCCATTATCTATtcacaatttcaaaaaatattgtaataatagaGCGATTTAGATAAAATTGATCATATGTAGGTTGGTATTTGGGAATAAATAGTATGACTTTTGTAtatgttttaatgttttttattaaatactttaCGTACACATATTCCTGTTTTTGAGCCTGCGAGGCAGCCTCTTTCATCCATGAACACTCACTTACACCAGCCAGTTTTCAGGTATGAACAACTATAAAATTGGGTGAAATCTTGGGATAAGCATCACTTTCGTTTTGATCGTCGATCTTCTCTAACGCTTCAAAGGTTGGTCTCGTAGCTCCACTCTCATATACCATAATTTGTTACTAGTAATTAAATTActattattacaataaaatctcATATTTACATTACATCATAATTGTttctcaaattttataaattataaaagttGCATTTTAAGCCTTAGTAAAGATGTActttataattcattatttttcattacaatATTTTCACTATTACTTTTTATGggataattttttaaatcgtttttattttgccaatttgtatTGTTTTGGGGTAACctaataatttacaaaatatgaaaaggaaaaataaaattataattgctcatttattaactattacctacatatatattaaattttacaaatatgtttgtattctgTTATACAGATGAATTTTCTTTGGTTGGTCGGTTTTGTGTGCTTGTCTGTTAGTGCAGTCAATACTCAGAGCGACATATTTCATATGGGAAAACAAGATCAGAGGCGTAAATTTTGTGGATCATTCCTCGCCAACACCCTATCTCTAGTCTGTCGTGGACGGTATAATGAATGGCTGAACAATTCTAAAAAGGATGTGGCATGTAAGTATTcaatctttatttaaatttgaatttgatgtaCTCGTAagcattattatttaaatgaaaaaaggcTTGTACTATCATAATAAACATGTTCATATCGTCGATGCATTAATGTCAACTTAGCAGGTAATGGACTGAACAAGATTTAGCTTTTTACTCACAG
This genomic interval from Arctopsyche grandis isolate Sample6627 chromosome 8, ASM5162203v2, whole genome shotgun sequence contains the following:
- the LOC143915835 gene encoding LIRP-like yields the protein MNTHLHQPVFSLSKDMNFLWLVGFVCLSVSAVNTQSDIFHMGKQDQRRKFCGSFLANTLSLVCRGRYNEWLNNSKKDVAFGEMSGDDYAYEQSQEEPSWPFLSQQNAASFLGTGSGGSSGGRIAYGHYRYRRGIYDECCKKTCSLKELQNYCGV